A section of the Drosophila subobscura isolate 14011-0131.10 chromosome A, UCBerk_Dsub_1.0, whole genome shotgun sequence genome encodes:
- the LOC117903078 gene encoding uncharacterized protein LOC117903078, with the protein MSQDRSTHFLAWLAIGSALAMAQVSAYSGLIPPDPSNPGRCTYRGDALESGVNSGISPCQRLTCNADGSILIEGCGKLRIENCNRGERINHAKPFPECCKLKYKCKHIGAAPFYIERDTAEPLLQQQ; encoded by the exons ATGTCCCAAGATCGGTCCACACACTTTCTGGCCTGGCTGGCTATCGGCAGTGCCCTGGCGATGGCGCAGGTCAGCGCCTACTCGGGCCTGATACCGCCGGATCCAT CAAATCCCGGCAGATGCACTTATCGGGGCGACGCCTTAGAGTCGGGTGTCAACAGCGGTATCTCCCCCTGCCAGCGCCTCACATGCAACGCGGACGGCTCCATACTTATCGAGGG CTGCGGCAAGCTGCGAATCGAGAACTGCAATCGAGGCGAGCGCATCAACCATGCCAAACCCTTCCCGGAGTGCTGTAAGCTGAAGTACAAGTGCAAGCACATCGGGGCGGCTCCCTTCTACATTGAGCGGGATACGGCGGAGCcactgttgcagcagcagtag